Proteins from a genomic interval of Euleptes europaea isolate rEulEur1 chromosome 16, rEulEur1.hap1, whole genome shotgun sequence:
- the PCDH8 gene encoding protocadherin-8, which produces MAPRRGGLRLPWAAWLLLGAAAGTTLRYATDEEEPPGTVIGTLADDLPPTAAAGEARRFRLLEQASGNGSRVSVRARDGQLSVGAARLDREALCAPSEEACVLAFDVVSLGGGGGGGAAALVRVELEVRDVNDHAPAFPSALLALEVSEAAAPGTRLPLPLPHDPDAGAHGVQSFALSPNAHFGLEAQRRADGRKGAELVLLAALDREAQAAFRLQLVAKDGGSPARSGTAALRVRVLDANDHAPAFPGGALRTVELPEDAPPGWPLLTLDAADPDEGANGQLLYSWGGQVPAEARARFALDARSGRLSLRAPLDYEAQRAWELDVTARDGGASPLAASCKVLVRLLDVNDNAPALAVSALAAPQGPDGPAAVSEAAPPGSLVALVRASDADAGANGQVRVALLPPDGAAPPPFALQRAYGASYALLTAGPLDRERVPEYNLTLLAEDLGAPPARTRRPLTVRLLDENDNAPRFARPRAQVALPENNPPGAYLAALSAHDPDLGANARLTYRLLDGRLLDAPLATYVSVDPATGAVYAARAFDYESLRQLELTVQATDGGSPPLSATAVLTVRLVDQNDNAPAITQPPLANGSLEVGVSSKAPRDSLVVQLKAKDADEGVNAQLSFALLDDPRLPQPRTLDLFAVDQKTGEVFLAGRLSEEQLGHVYRALVVVTDGGQPPLAATATVSFVVTAEAPPSGQRDAASRAGPWAGGKAVQWDVPLIVIVVLAGSCTLLLAAIVTIATTCNRRRKEKEGALQEPLDSFPLQKGPPEGQGGLPPASPPASAFQVHSSFPSKASFESPQRSPASEDTPASENSRESATSLYYSQSRLREPNTESYASTPSYSKEPGAPPAPIWKGHSFNTISGREAEFSGKDSGKGDSDFNDSDSDISGDALKKDLISHMQNGLWACTAECKILGHSDRCWSPSCGRSNPHASPHPKAQLSTFSKSTSLPRDSLRRDHFYQAQLPKTMGLQSVYEKVLHRDFERTITLRSPPHPGRLPDLQEISVPLFQASPVRYLGPASDATQKV; this is translated from the exons ATGGCCCCTCGGCGGGGCGGGCTGCGCCTGCCGTGGGCGGCCTGGCTGCTGCTGGGCGCCGCGGCGGGCACGACCCTGCGCTACGCCACCGACGAGGAGGAGCCGCCGGGCACGGTGATCGGCACGCTGGCCGACGACCTGCCCCCGACGGCGGCGGCGGGCGAGGCGCGGCGCTTCCGGCTGCTGGAGCAGGCGTCGGGCAACGGCTCGCGGGTGTCGGTGCGGGCGCGGGACGGGCAGCTGAGCGTGGGCGCGGCGCGGCTGGACCGGGAGGCGCTGTGCGCGCCGTCGGAGGAGGCGTGCGTGCTGGCCTTCGACGTGGTgagcctgggcggcggcggcggcggcggggcggcggcgctggTGCGCGTGGAGCTGGAGGTGCGCGACGTGAACGACCACGCGCCCGCCTTCCCGTCGGCGCTGCTGGCGCTGGAGGTGTCGGAGGCGGCGGCGCCGGGCACGCGCCTGCCGCTGCCGCTGCCCCACGACCCGGACGCCGGCGCGCACGGCGTGCAGAGCTTCGCCCTCTCGCCCAACGCGCACTTCGGCCTGGAGGCGCAGCGGCGCGCCGACGGGCGCAAGGGCGCCGAGCTGGTGCTGCTGGCCGCGCTGGACCGCGAGGCGCAGGCCGCCTTCCGCCTCCAGCTGGTGGCCAAGGACGGCGGCAGCCCGGCGCGCTCGGGCACGGCCGCCCTGCGCGTGCGCGTGCTGGACGCCAACGACCACGCGCCCGCCTTCCCCGGCGGCGCGCTGCGCACCGTCGAGCTGCCCGAGGACGCGCCGCCCGGCTGGCCGCTGCTCACCCTCGACGCCGCCGACCCCGACGAGGGCGCCAACGGGCAGCTGCTCTACTCGTGGGGCGGGCAGGTGCCGGCCGAGGCGCGCGCCCGCTTCGCCCTGGACGCGCGCAGCGGCCGCCTCAGCCTGCGCGCCCCCCTCGACTACGAGGCGCAGCGCGCCTGGGAGCTGGACGTGACGGCCCGCGACGGCGGCGCCAGCCCGCTGGCCGCCAGCTGCAAGGTGCTCGTCCGCCTGCTCGACGTGAACGACAACGCGCCCGCCCTGGCCGTCAGCGCCCTGGCCGCCCCGCAGGGCCCCGACGGGCCGGCCGCCGTCAGCGAGGCCGCGCCGCCCGGCAGCCTGGTGGCCCTGGTGCGCGCCTCCGACGCCGACGCCGGCGCCAACGGGCAGGTGCGCGTGGCCCTGCTGCCCCCCGACGGCGCCGCGCCGCCCCCCTTCGCCCTGCAGCGCGCCTACGGGGCCAGCTACGCCCTGCTCACCGCCGGGCCCCTGGACCGCGAGCGCGTCCCCGAGTACAACCTCACCCTGCTGGCCGAGGACCTGGGCGCGCCCCCCGCCCGCACCCGACGCCCCCTCACCGTCCGCCTCCTCGACGAGAACGACAACGCCCCCCGCTTCGCCCGCCCCCGCGCCCAGGTGGCCCTGCCCGAGAACAACCCCCCCGGCGCCTACCTGGCCGCCCTCAGCGCCCACGACCCGGACCTGGGCGCCAACGCGCGCCTCACCTACCGCCTGCTCGACGGGCGCCTCCTCGACGCCCCCCTGGCCACCTACGTCTCCGTGGACCCCGCCACCGGGGCCGTCTACGCCGCCCGCGCCTTCGACTACGAGAGCCTGCGGCAGCTGGAGCTCACCGTCCAGGCCACCGACGGCGGCTCCCCGCCCCTCTCCGCCACCGCCGTGCTCACCGTGCGCCTGGTGGACCAGAACGACAACGCCCCCGCCATCACCCAGCCGCCGCTCGCCAACGGCTCCCTGGAGGTGGGGGTGTCCAGCAAGGCCCCCCGCGACTCCCTGGTGGTGCAGCTCAAAGCCAAGGACGCCGACGAGGGGGTCAACGCCCAGCTGAGCTTCGCCCTCCTGGACGACCCCCGCCTGCCGCAGCCACGGACCCTGGACCTCTTCGCCGTCGACCAGAAAACGGGCGAGGTCTTCCTGGCCGGCCGCCTCTCCGAGGAGCAGCTGGGCCACGTCTACCGGGCGCTGGTGGTGGTGACCGACGGCGGGCAGCCGCCCCTGGCCGCCACCGCCACCGTCAGCTTCGTGGTGACGGCCGAGGCGCCCCCCTCCGGCCAGCGGGACGCGGCCTCCCGGGCCGGCCCCTGGGCAGGGGGCAAGGCGGTGCAGTGGGACGTCCCCCTGATCGTCATCGTCGTCCTGGCCGGCAGCTGCACCCTGCTGCTGGCGGCCATTGTCACCATCGCCACCACCTGCAACCGgcgaaggaaggagaaggagggggccCTGCAGGAGCCCCTGGACAGCTTCCCCCTGCAGAAGGGCCCGCCCGAAGGCCAGGGGGGCCTGCCCCCCGCCAGCCCCCCGGCCAGCGCCTTCCAGGTGCACTCCTccttccccagcaaggcttccttTGAGAGCCCCCAGCGCTCCCCAGCCAGCGAAGACACCCCGGCCTCCGAGAACAGCCGAGAGAGCGCCACCAGCCTCTACTACAGCCAGAGCAGGCTCCGGGAGCCCAACACAGAG TCCTATGCCTCTACTCCCAGTTACAGTAAAGAGCCAggagcccccccagcccccatcTGGAAGGGTCATTCTTTCAACACCATCTCGGGCCGAGAGGCAGAGTTCAGTGGAAAGGACAGTGGGAAAGGGGACAGCGACTTCAATGACAGCGACTCAGATATCAGCGGAGACGCCCTAAAGAAGGACCTCATCTCTCACATGCAGAATG GGCTGTGGGCGTGCACCGCCGAGTGCAAGATCCTGGGCCATTCGGACCGCTGCTGGAGCCcctcctgcggccgctccaaCCCCCACGCCTCGCCTCACCCCAAGGCCCAGCTCTCCACCTTCAGCAAGAGCACCTCTCTGCCCAGGGACTCCCTCCGCCGGGACCACTTCTACCAGGCGCAGCTGCCCAAGACCATGGGGCTGCAGAGCGTCTACGAGAAAGTCCTGCACAGGGACTTTGAGAGGACAATCACCCTGCGGTCCCCTCCTCACCCGGGGCGGCTGCCcgacctccaggagatctccgtgCCCTTGTTCCAGGCTTCTCCGGTGCGCTATTTAGGCCCTGCGTCTGACGCCACTCAGAAAGTTTAA